The Dunckerocampus dactyliophorus isolate RoL2022-P2 chromosome 16, RoL_Ddac_1.1, whole genome shotgun sequence genome includes a window with the following:
- the usp25 gene encoding ubiquitin carboxyl-terminal hydrolase 25 isoform X4: MTVEQNVLQHSQKHQQTLLNQLREVTGTTDVQLLQQALQASNGDLAEAVTFLTEKNAKVRQQDETTYYQTSQVSGDRYISVGSQADSNVIDLTGDDKDDLQRAIALSLAESNRAFRETGITDEEQTISRVLEASIAENKASLKRTHTEVWSDSPNPHDRKRIDNCPVGLKNVGNTCWFSAVIQSLFNLLEFQRLVLNYSPPTQIHELPRNQKEHRNLPFMQELRNLFSLMVGSKRKYVDPSRAVEILKDAFKSSESQQQDVSEFTHKLLDWLEDAFQMKAEEDREEDKPKNPMVELFYGRFLAVGVLEGKKFENTELFGQYPLQVNGFKDLHECLEAAMIEGEIESLHSAENSARSGQEHWFTELPPVLTFELSRFEFNQALGRPEKIHNKLEFPFMLYMDRYMDRNREITRIKREEIRRLKEHLTLLQQRLERYLSYGSGPKRFPLADVLQYAMEFASSKPVCTSPVEDIDSSAPPGGATGQQLPPPSMAEQDSLAPSESPGSAPGPASTVTAAQQQRAPIHKPFTQSRLPPDLPMHPAPRHITEEELRVLEACLHRWRSEVEYDTRDLQGSISRIHRTIEMMYSDKAMMQVPYRLHAVLVHEGQANAGHYWAYIYDPHQRCWMKYNDISVTKSSWEELVRDSFGGYRNASAYCLMYINDKKPFLIEEEFDKETGQILSGMDKLPPDLKQYVKEDNELLDKEIEEWDAFQARKAQQDRLPLSTAAAAAASAPSSTSTSSSSPQPMSIECSPPDNAASQQDPEYMEQPSPTSDSKHLQEDTERAISRVAAEQEERSPEALLNATEAQLSPSSTPPPDLVMEDESPGHHTVEVAIPNVGTFVIESEEGGYDDERLLFCLMRLLLPGQAMMTPNMQGVIMAIGKSSRVFEKNGPEAAFFKALKLEYARLLRFAQEDTPPEKDYRLQHVIVYFIQNQAPKKILERTLLTQFADRNLAFDERCKSIMNVARAKLDLIKPEEVNMDEYETWHQDYRNFRETTSFMITGLELFHKTNYVEALMYLIYSHQYNKELLTKGLYRGHDEDLLGHYRRDCLLKLNEQAAAMFETGEEPEVTTGLGIMNELVVPCIPLLLVDDADKDLLAVEDMRNRWCSYLGQEMEPNLQEKLTDFLPKLLDCSAEMKSFHDPPKVPASSTLELCERFSRIMSSLGKAAAHGR, from the exons GCAAGCAATGGAGACCTGGCTGAGGCCGTGACCTTTCTGACAGAGAAGAATGCCAAGGTTCGGCAGCAAGATGAGACCACCTACTACCAGACTTCTCAGGTGTCCGGCGACAGATACATCAGCGTGGGCAGTCAAGCAGACTCGA ATGTCATTGACCTGACGGGAGACGACAAAGATGACCTGCAGAGAGCGATTGCCCTCAgcctggcagagtccaaccgAGCATTCAGGGAGACGGGAATCACCGATGAAGAGCAGACCATCAGCAG AGTTTTGGAGGCCAGCATAGCAGAGAACAAGGCGAGTCTGAAGCGTACCCACACAGAAGTATGGAGCGATTCACCCAACCCGCACGACAGGAAGAGGATAGATAACTGCCCTGTGGGCTTGAAAAATGTGGGCAATACCTGCTGGTTCAGTGCCGTCATCCAG TCTCTGTTTAACCTGCTAGAGTTCCAGAGGCTGGTGCTCAACTACTCACCACCGACCCAAATCCATGAGCTGCCTCGCAACCAGAAG GAGCACAGGAACCTTCCCTTCATGCAGGAGCTGAGGAACCTCTTCTCCCTCATGGTGGGTTCTAAGAGGAAGTATGTGGACCCGTCACGAGCTGTGGAAATCCTCAAAGATGCCTTCAAGTCCAGCGAGTCGCAACAG CAGGATGTGAGCGAGTTCACCCACAAGCTCTTGGACTGGCTGGAGGATGCCTTTCAAATGAAGGCTGAAGAAGACAG GGAAGAAGACAAGCCAAAAAACCCAATGGTGGAGCTTTTCTATGGACGCTTCCTTGCTGTTGGCGTCCTGGAAG GTAAAAAATTTGAGAACACAGAGCTGTTTGGTCAGTACCCGCTGCAGGTGAATGGCTTCAAGGATCTCCACGAGTGTCTCGAGGCAGCAATGATCGAGGGGGAGATTGAATCCTTGCACTCTGCTGAGAACTCTGCCAGGTCTGGACAAGAG CACTGGTTCACGGAACTCCCTCCTGTGCTGACCTTTGAGCTGTCAAGATTTGAGTTTAATCAAGCACTCGGGCGGCCTGAGAAGATCCACAACAAGCTCGAGTTCCCCTTTATGCTGTACATGGACAG ATACATGGACAGAAACAGAGAAATAACTCGCATCAAGAGAGAGGAGATCAGGAGGTTGAAAGAACATTTGACGCTGCTCCAGCAGAGATTGGAAAG GTATCTGAGCTATGGCTCCGGCCCCAAGAGGTTTCCTCTGGCAGATGTCCTCCAGTATGCTATGGAGTTCGCTTCCAGTAAACCTGTGTGTACCTCCCCCGTGGAAGACATTGACTCTTCAGCACCCCCTGGTGGTGCAACGGGACAGCAGCTGCCGCCTCCAAG CATGGCCGAGCAGGATTCTTTGGCTCCCTCGGAGAGCCCAGGCTCTGCCCCAGGCCCCGCTTCAACAGTCACCGCAGCCCAGCAGCAGAGGGCACCCATTCATAAGCCTTTCACCCAGTCCAGACTACCTCCTGACCTCCCCATGCACCCAGCTCCACGCCACATCACCGAAGAGGAATTAAGGGTCCTTGAGGCATGCCTGCACCGATGGAGGAGTGAAGTTGAATATGACACCCGAG ATCTACAGGGCAGTATTTCACGAATCCACAGAACCATTGAGATGATGTACTCTGACAAAGCAATGATGCAG GTTCCTTACCGGCTTCATGCGGTGTTGGTCCACGAAGGCCAGGCCAATGCAGGCCACTACTGGGCCTACATCTACGACCCGCATCAGCGTTGCTGGATGAAGTACAACGATATCTCTGTTACAAAGTCTTCCTGGGAGGAGCTGGTGCGGGACTCGTTTGGAGGTTACCGCAACGCCAGTGCCTACTGTCTCATGTATATCAATGACAAGAAGCCATTTCTCATCGAAG AGGAGTTTGATAAAGAAACGGGCCAGATACTGAGCGGCATGGACAAACTTCCGCCAGACCTGAAGCAGTACGTGAAGGAGGACAACGAGCTTCTTGACAAGGAGATTGAGGAGTGGGATGCTTTTCAGGCCCGCAAGGCTCAGCAGGATAGGCTGCCTCTCTCCACGGCAGCTGCTGCGGCAGCGTCAGCGCCATCCAGcacctccacttcctcctcttcACCGCAGCCTATGAGTATTGAGTGCAGCCCGCCAGACAATGCAG CCTCCCAGCAGGATCCTGAGTACATGGAGCAGCCGTCACCCACCAGTGACTCCAAGCACCTGCAGGAGGACACAGAGAGAGCCATCTCCAGAGTGGCTGCTGAACAGGAGGAGAGGAGCCCAGAAGCGTTGTTAAATGCC ACTGAAGCCCAGTTGAGCCCATCCTCGACTCCGCCTCCTGACCTTGTCATGGAGGATGAGTCCCCAGGCCACCACACAGTAGAGGTGGCCATTCCCAATGTGGGGACCTTTGTCATTGAGTCAGAAGAGGGAGGATATGATGATGAG AGactattattttgtttaatgCGGTTGCTGCTTCCCGGGCAGGCGATGATGACCCCGAACATGCAGGGTGTAATTATGGCTATTGGCAAATCCAGCAGAGTATTTGAAAAGAATGGGCCTGAGGCAGCCTTTTTTAAG GCTCTCAAGCTAGAATATGCTCGACTTCTGAGGTTTGCTCAAGAGGACACGCCACCTGAGAAAGACTACCGGCTCCAGCATGTCATTGTCTACTTCATCCAGAACCAAGCACCCAAGAAGATCCTGGAGAGGACTTTGCTCACTCAGTTCGCGGACCGTAATCTGGCATTTGATGAGAG ATGCAAAAGCATTATGAATGTGGCACGCGCCAAACTGGACCTGATTAAGCCCGAAGAGGTCAACATGGATGAGTATGAG ACGTGGCATCAGGACTACAGGAACTTCCGCGAGACAACCAGTTTCATGATAACAGGCTTGGAGCTCTTCCACAAGACAAA TTACGTGGAGGCGCTGATGTATCTGATCTACTCACACCAGTACAACAAGGAGCTTCTGACTAAGGGGCTGTATAGAGGGCACGATGAAGACTTGCTAGGTCACTACCGTCGGGACTGTTTGCTG AAATTAAACGAGCAAGCGGCAGCCATGTTTGAGACGGGAGAAGAACCCGAAGTGACCACCGGCTTGGGCATCATGAATGAGCTGGTGGTGCCCTGCATCCCCCTGCTGCTGGTTGACGACGCTGACAAGGACCTGCTAGCGGTGGAAGACATGAGGAACCGCTGGTGCTCCTACTTGGGACAAGAGATGGAAC CCAACCTCCAGGAAAAGCTGACCGACTTCCTGCCCAAGTTGCTGGACTGCTCGGCGGAGATGAAAAGCTTCCACGACCCCCCAAAGGTGCCCGCCTCCTCCACGCTGGAGCTGTGTGAGCGATTCAGCCGCATCATGAGCAGCCTCGGCAAGGCGGCCGCCCACGGCAGATGA
- the usp25 gene encoding ubiquitin carboxyl-terminal hydrolase 25 isoform X2 — translation MTVEQNVLQHSQKHQQTLLNQLREVTGTTDVQLLQQALQASNGDLAEAVTFLTEKNAKVRQQDETTYYQTSQVSGDRYISVGSQADSNVIDLTGDDKDDLQRAIALSLAESNRAFRETGITDEEQTISRVLEASIAENKASLKRTHTEVWSDSPNPHDRKRIDNCPVGLKNVGNTCWFSAVIQSLFNLLEFQRLVLNYSPPTQIHELPRNQKEHRNLPFMQELRNLFSLMVGSKRKYVDPSRAVEILKDAFKSSESQQQDVSEFTHKLLDWLEDAFQMKAEEDREEDKPKNPMVELFYGRFLAVGVLEGKKFENTELFGQYPLQVNGFKDLHECLEAAMIEGEIESLHSAENSARSGQEHWFTELPPVLTFELSRFEFNQALGRPEKIHNKLEFPFMLYMDRYMDRNREITRIKREEIRRLKEHLTLLQQRLERYLSYGSGPKRFPLADVLQYAMEFASSKPVCTSPVEDIDSSAPPGGATGQQLPPPSMAEQDSLAPSESPGSAPGPASTVTAAQQQRAPIHKPFTQSRLPPDLPMHPAPRHITEEELRVLEACLHRWRSEVEYDTRDLQGSISRIHRTIEMMYSDKAMMQVPYRLHAVLVHEGQANAGHYWAYIYDPHQRCWMKYNDISVTKSSWEELVRDSFGGYRNASAYCLMYINDKKPFLIEEEFDKETGQILSGMDKLPPDLKQYVKEDNELLDKEIEEWDAFQARKAQQDRLPLSTAAAAAASAPSSTSTSSSSPQPMSIECSPPDNAASQQDPEYMEQPSPTSDSKHLQEDTERAISRVAAEQEERSPEALLNAALKLEYARLLRFAQEDTPPEKDYRLQHVIVYFIQNQAPKKILERTLLTQFADRNLAFDERCKSIMNVARAKLDLIKPEEVNMDEYETWHQDYRNFRETTSFMITGLELFHKTNYVEALMYLIYSHQYNKELLTKGLYRGHDEDLLGHYRRDCLLPTSRKS, via the exons GCAAGCAATGGAGACCTGGCTGAGGCCGTGACCTTTCTGACAGAGAAGAATGCCAAGGTTCGGCAGCAAGATGAGACCACCTACTACCAGACTTCTCAGGTGTCCGGCGACAGATACATCAGCGTGGGCAGTCAAGCAGACTCGA ATGTCATTGACCTGACGGGAGACGACAAAGATGACCTGCAGAGAGCGATTGCCCTCAgcctggcagagtccaaccgAGCATTCAGGGAGACGGGAATCACCGATGAAGAGCAGACCATCAGCAG AGTTTTGGAGGCCAGCATAGCAGAGAACAAGGCGAGTCTGAAGCGTACCCACACAGAAGTATGGAGCGATTCACCCAACCCGCACGACAGGAAGAGGATAGATAACTGCCCTGTGGGCTTGAAAAATGTGGGCAATACCTGCTGGTTCAGTGCCGTCATCCAG TCTCTGTTTAACCTGCTAGAGTTCCAGAGGCTGGTGCTCAACTACTCACCACCGACCCAAATCCATGAGCTGCCTCGCAACCAGAAG GAGCACAGGAACCTTCCCTTCATGCAGGAGCTGAGGAACCTCTTCTCCCTCATGGTGGGTTCTAAGAGGAAGTATGTGGACCCGTCACGAGCTGTGGAAATCCTCAAAGATGCCTTCAAGTCCAGCGAGTCGCAACAG CAGGATGTGAGCGAGTTCACCCACAAGCTCTTGGACTGGCTGGAGGATGCCTTTCAAATGAAGGCTGAAGAAGACAG GGAAGAAGACAAGCCAAAAAACCCAATGGTGGAGCTTTTCTATGGACGCTTCCTTGCTGTTGGCGTCCTGGAAG GTAAAAAATTTGAGAACACAGAGCTGTTTGGTCAGTACCCGCTGCAGGTGAATGGCTTCAAGGATCTCCACGAGTGTCTCGAGGCAGCAATGATCGAGGGGGAGATTGAATCCTTGCACTCTGCTGAGAACTCTGCCAGGTCTGGACAAGAG CACTGGTTCACGGAACTCCCTCCTGTGCTGACCTTTGAGCTGTCAAGATTTGAGTTTAATCAAGCACTCGGGCGGCCTGAGAAGATCCACAACAAGCTCGAGTTCCCCTTTATGCTGTACATGGACAG ATACATGGACAGAAACAGAGAAATAACTCGCATCAAGAGAGAGGAGATCAGGAGGTTGAAAGAACATTTGACGCTGCTCCAGCAGAGATTGGAAAG GTATCTGAGCTATGGCTCCGGCCCCAAGAGGTTTCCTCTGGCAGATGTCCTCCAGTATGCTATGGAGTTCGCTTCCAGTAAACCTGTGTGTACCTCCCCCGTGGAAGACATTGACTCTTCAGCACCCCCTGGTGGTGCAACGGGACAGCAGCTGCCGCCTCCAAG CATGGCCGAGCAGGATTCTTTGGCTCCCTCGGAGAGCCCAGGCTCTGCCCCAGGCCCCGCTTCAACAGTCACCGCAGCCCAGCAGCAGAGGGCACCCATTCATAAGCCTTTCACCCAGTCCAGACTACCTCCTGACCTCCCCATGCACCCAGCTCCACGCCACATCACCGAAGAGGAATTAAGGGTCCTTGAGGCATGCCTGCACCGATGGAGGAGTGAAGTTGAATATGACACCCGAG ATCTACAGGGCAGTATTTCACGAATCCACAGAACCATTGAGATGATGTACTCTGACAAAGCAATGATGCAG GTTCCTTACCGGCTTCATGCGGTGTTGGTCCACGAAGGCCAGGCCAATGCAGGCCACTACTGGGCCTACATCTACGACCCGCATCAGCGTTGCTGGATGAAGTACAACGATATCTCTGTTACAAAGTCTTCCTGGGAGGAGCTGGTGCGGGACTCGTTTGGAGGTTACCGCAACGCCAGTGCCTACTGTCTCATGTATATCAATGACAAGAAGCCATTTCTCATCGAAG AGGAGTTTGATAAAGAAACGGGCCAGATACTGAGCGGCATGGACAAACTTCCGCCAGACCTGAAGCAGTACGTGAAGGAGGACAACGAGCTTCTTGACAAGGAGATTGAGGAGTGGGATGCTTTTCAGGCCCGCAAGGCTCAGCAGGATAGGCTGCCTCTCTCCACGGCAGCTGCTGCGGCAGCGTCAGCGCCATCCAGcacctccacttcctcctcttcACCGCAGCCTATGAGTATTGAGTGCAGCCCGCCAGACAATGCAG CCTCCCAGCAGGATCCTGAGTACATGGAGCAGCCGTCACCCACCAGTGACTCCAAGCACCTGCAGGAGGACACAGAGAGAGCCATCTCCAGAGTGGCTGCTGAACAGGAGGAGAGGAGCCCAGAAGCGTTGTTAAATGCC GCTCTCAAGCTAGAATATGCTCGACTTCTGAGGTTTGCTCAAGAGGACACGCCACCTGAGAAAGACTACCGGCTCCAGCATGTCATTGTCTACTTCATCCAGAACCAAGCACCCAAGAAGATCCTGGAGAGGACTTTGCTCACTCAGTTCGCGGACCGTAATCTGGCATTTGATGAGAG ATGCAAAAGCATTATGAATGTGGCACGCGCCAAACTGGACCTGATTAAGCCCGAAGAGGTCAACATGGATGAGTATGAG ACGTGGCATCAGGACTACAGGAACTTCCGCGAGACAACCAGTTTCATGATAACAGGCTTGGAGCTCTTCCACAAGACAAA TTACGTGGAGGCGCTGATGTATCTGATCTACTCACACCAGTACAACAAGGAGCTTCTGACTAAGGGGCTGTATAGAGGGCACGATGAAGACTTGCTAGGTCACTACCGTCGGGACTGTTTGCTG CCAACCTCCAGGAAAAGCTGA
- the usp25 gene encoding ubiquitin carboxyl-terminal hydrolase 25 isoform X1: MTVEQNVLQHSQKHQQTLLNQLREVTGTTDVQLLQQALQASNGDLAEAVTFLTEKNAKVRQQDETTYYQTSQVSGDRYISVGSQADSNVIDLTGDDKDDLQRAIALSLAESNRAFRETGITDEEQTISRVLEASIAENKASLKRTHTEVWSDSPNPHDRKRIDNCPVGLKNVGNTCWFSAVIQSLFNLLEFQRLVLNYSPPTQIHELPRNQKEHRNLPFMQELRNLFSLMVGSKRKYVDPSRAVEILKDAFKSSESQQQDVSEFTHKLLDWLEDAFQMKAEEDREEDKPKNPMVELFYGRFLAVGVLEGKKFENTELFGQYPLQVNGFKDLHECLEAAMIEGEIESLHSAENSARSGQEHWFTELPPVLTFELSRFEFNQALGRPEKIHNKLEFPFMLYMDRYMDRNREITRIKREEIRRLKEHLTLLQQRLERYLSYGSGPKRFPLADVLQYAMEFASSKPVCTSPVEDIDSSAPPGGATGQQLPPPSMAEQDSLAPSESPGSAPGPASTVTAAQQQRAPIHKPFTQSRLPPDLPMHPAPRHITEEELRVLEACLHRWRSEVEYDTRDLQGSISRIHRTIEMMYSDKAMMQVPYRLHAVLVHEGQANAGHYWAYIYDPHQRCWMKYNDISVTKSSWEELVRDSFGGYRNASAYCLMYINDKKPFLIEEEFDKETGQILSGMDKLPPDLKQYVKEDNELLDKEIEEWDAFQARKAQQDRLPLSTAAAAAASAPSSTSTSSSSPQPMSIECSPPDNAASQQDPEYMEQPSPTSDSKHLQEDTERAISRVAAEQEERSPEALLNAALKLEYARLLRFAQEDTPPEKDYRLQHVIVYFIQNQAPKKILERTLLTQFADRNLAFDERCKSIMNVARAKLDLIKPEEVNMDEYETWHQDYRNFRETTSFMITGLELFHKTNYVEALMYLIYSHQYNKELLTKGLYRGHDEDLLGHYRRDCLLKLNEQAAAMFETGEEPEVTTGLGIMNELVVPCIPLLLVDDADKDLLAVEDMRNRWCSYLGQEMEPNLQEKLTDFLPKLLDCSAEMKSFHDPPKVPASSTLELCERFSRIMSSLGKAAAHGR, from the exons GCAAGCAATGGAGACCTGGCTGAGGCCGTGACCTTTCTGACAGAGAAGAATGCCAAGGTTCGGCAGCAAGATGAGACCACCTACTACCAGACTTCTCAGGTGTCCGGCGACAGATACATCAGCGTGGGCAGTCAAGCAGACTCGA ATGTCATTGACCTGACGGGAGACGACAAAGATGACCTGCAGAGAGCGATTGCCCTCAgcctggcagagtccaaccgAGCATTCAGGGAGACGGGAATCACCGATGAAGAGCAGACCATCAGCAG AGTTTTGGAGGCCAGCATAGCAGAGAACAAGGCGAGTCTGAAGCGTACCCACACAGAAGTATGGAGCGATTCACCCAACCCGCACGACAGGAAGAGGATAGATAACTGCCCTGTGGGCTTGAAAAATGTGGGCAATACCTGCTGGTTCAGTGCCGTCATCCAG TCTCTGTTTAACCTGCTAGAGTTCCAGAGGCTGGTGCTCAACTACTCACCACCGACCCAAATCCATGAGCTGCCTCGCAACCAGAAG GAGCACAGGAACCTTCCCTTCATGCAGGAGCTGAGGAACCTCTTCTCCCTCATGGTGGGTTCTAAGAGGAAGTATGTGGACCCGTCACGAGCTGTGGAAATCCTCAAAGATGCCTTCAAGTCCAGCGAGTCGCAACAG CAGGATGTGAGCGAGTTCACCCACAAGCTCTTGGACTGGCTGGAGGATGCCTTTCAAATGAAGGCTGAAGAAGACAG GGAAGAAGACAAGCCAAAAAACCCAATGGTGGAGCTTTTCTATGGACGCTTCCTTGCTGTTGGCGTCCTGGAAG GTAAAAAATTTGAGAACACAGAGCTGTTTGGTCAGTACCCGCTGCAGGTGAATGGCTTCAAGGATCTCCACGAGTGTCTCGAGGCAGCAATGATCGAGGGGGAGATTGAATCCTTGCACTCTGCTGAGAACTCTGCCAGGTCTGGACAAGAG CACTGGTTCACGGAACTCCCTCCTGTGCTGACCTTTGAGCTGTCAAGATTTGAGTTTAATCAAGCACTCGGGCGGCCTGAGAAGATCCACAACAAGCTCGAGTTCCCCTTTATGCTGTACATGGACAG ATACATGGACAGAAACAGAGAAATAACTCGCATCAAGAGAGAGGAGATCAGGAGGTTGAAAGAACATTTGACGCTGCTCCAGCAGAGATTGGAAAG GTATCTGAGCTATGGCTCCGGCCCCAAGAGGTTTCCTCTGGCAGATGTCCTCCAGTATGCTATGGAGTTCGCTTCCAGTAAACCTGTGTGTACCTCCCCCGTGGAAGACATTGACTCTTCAGCACCCCCTGGTGGTGCAACGGGACAGCAGCTGCCGCCTCCAAG CATGGCCGAGCAGGATTCTTTGGCTCCCTCGGAGAGCCCAGGCTCTGCCCCAGGCCCCGCTTCAACAGTCACCGCAGCCCAGCAGCAGAGGGCACCCATTCATAAGCCTTTCACCCAGTCCAGACTACCTCCTGACCTCCCCATGCACCCAGCTCCACGCCACATCACCGAAGAGGAATTAAGGGTCCTTGAGGCATGCCTGCACCGATGGAGGAGTGAAGTTGAATATGACACCCGAG ATCTACAGGGCAGTATTTCACGAATCCACAGAACCATTGAGATGATGTACTCTGACAAAGCAATGATGCAG GTTCCTTACCGGCTTCATGCGGTGTTGGTCCACGAAGGCCAGGCCAATGCAGGCCACTACTGGGCCTACATCTACGACCCGCATCAGCGTTGCTGGATGAAGTACAACGATATCTCTGTTACAAAGTCTTCCTGGGAGGAGCTGGTGCGGGACTCGTTTGGAGGTTACCGCAACGCCAGTGCCTACTGTCTCATGTATATCAATGACAAGAAGCCATTTCTCATCGAAG AGGAGTTTGATAAAGAAACGGGCCAGATACTGAGCGGCATGGACAAACTTCCGCCAGACCTGAAGCAGTACGTGAAGGAGGACAACGAGCTTCTTGACAAGGAGATTGAGGAGTGGGATGCTTTTCAGGCCCGCAAGGCTCAGCAGGATAGGCTGCCTCTCTCCACGGCAGCTGCTGCGGCAGCGTCAGCGCCATCCAGcacctccacttcctcctcttcACCGCAGCCTATGAGTATTGAGTGCAGCCCGCCAGACAATGCAG CCTCCCAGCAGGATCCTGAGTACATGGAGCAGCCGTCACCCACCAGTGACTCCAAGCACCTGCAGGAGGACACAGAGAGAGCCATCTCCAGAGTGGCTGCTGAACAGGAGGAGAGGAGCCCAGAAGCGTTGTTAAATGCC GCTCTCAAGCTAGAATATGCTCGACTTCTGAGGTTTGCTCAAGAGGACACGCCACCTGAGAAAGACTACCGGCTCCAGCATGTCATTGTCTACTTCATCCAGAACCAAGCACCCAAGAAGATCCTGGAGAGGACTTTGCTCACTCAGTTCGCGGACCGTAATCTGGCATTTGATGAGAG ATGCAAAAGCATTATGAATGTGGCACGCGCCAAACTGGACCTGATTAAGCCCGAAGAGGTCAACATGGATGAGTATGAG ACGTGGCATCAGGACTACAGGAACTTCCGCGAGACAACCAGTTTCATGATAACAGGCTTGGAGCTCTTCCACAAGACAAA TTACGTGGAGGCGCTGATGTATCTGATCTACTCACACCAGTACAACAAGGAGCTTCTGACTAAGGGGCTGTATAGAGGGCACGATGAAGACTTGCTAGGTCACTACCGTCGGGACTGTTTGCTG AAATTAAACGAGCAAGCGGCAGCCATGTTTGAGACGGGAGAAGAACCCGAAGTGACCACCGGCTTGGGCATCATGAATGAGCTGGTGGTGCCCTGCATCCCCCTGCTGCTGGTTGACGACGCTGACAAGGACCTGCTAGCGGTGGAAGACATGAGGAACCGCTGGTGCTCCTACTTGGGACAAGAGATGGAAC CCAACCTCCAGGAAAAGCTGACCGACTTCCTGCCCAAGTTGCTGGACTGCTCGGCGGAGATGAAAAGCTTCCACGACCCCCCAAAGGTGCCCGCCTCCTCCACGCTGGAGCTGTGTGAGCGATTCAGCCGCATCATGAGCAGCCTCGGCAAGGCGGCCGCCCACGGCAGATGA